A genomic region of Exiguobacterium sp. Helios contains the following coding sequences:
- a CDS encoding DUF948 domain-containing protein encodes MEITLGGIAGLVAAIAFVVLVIFLARVLSAAGKTLNNVADTTAGLERQLDGIMMETTALLHKTNRLVDTIEEKTELLAPVANSIEELGTSLNKVTDSVRTVSDTVAGAADTNKEQIAQAVRWGSVAVELFKKNKPEPGQDVTSSTTATTTVEKKPRRRFRKKAETPVTPEIVSVPDVESIPDELKGDRS; translated from the coding sequence ATGGAAATTACATTAGGCGGAATTGCCGGACTGGTTGCTGCGATTGCATTCGTAGTACTCGTCATCTTCCTCGCACGCGTATTGAGCGCAGCAGGTAAGACACTTAACAACGTAGCGGATACGACAGCAGGGCTCGAGCGTCAATTAGACGGCATCATGATGGAGACGACAGCGTTGTTACACAAAACGAATCGTCTTGTCGATACGATTGAAGAAAAAACAGAATTGCTTGCACCGGTTGCGAACTCAATCGAAGAACTCGGAACATCGCTCAATAAAGTAACTGATTCAGTTCGGACTGTGTCTGACACGGTCGCAGGTGCTGCGGATACAAACAAAGAACAAATCGCACAAGCCGTCCGTTGGGGATCAGTCGCGGTGGAACTCTTTAAGAAAAATAAGCCTGAACCAGGCCAAGACGTGACTTCTTCGACAACAGCTACAACAACAGTCGAAAAGAAACCGCGTCGTCGCTTCCGTAAAAAAGCAGAAACACCGGTTACACCGGAAATCGTTTCTGTTCCGGATGTCGAAAGTATTCCAGATGAGTTGAAGGGAGATCGTTCATAA
- the ccpA gene encoding catabolite control protein A yields the protein MNSNITIYDVAREAAVSMATVSRVVNGNPNVKPSTRKKVQDAIDQLGYRPNAVARGLASKKTTTVGVIVPDISNIFFADLARGIEDVATMYKYNIILCNSDQNPEKEIHLLNTLLGKQVDGIIFMGGRLHEDLVREFKTSPVPIVLAATLNQDYDLPAVNIDYESAAHDAVKSLIDNGHKRIGFITGPLEQQINGEKKFAGYRSALEEANLPFDEQNVVLGNYTYDSGMKAMNQLLELGDACPRAIFAGTDEMALGVIHALQDAGHQVPADFEVIGHDNTRLATMIRPKLTTVVQPMYDIGAVSMRLLTKILNKEEIETNDVTLPHRIEQRDSTRS from the coding sequence TTGAACAGTAATATAACGATTTATGATGTCGCACGGGAAGCCGCGGTCTCCATGGCGACCGTCTCGCGTGTAGTGAATGGAAATCCGAATGTCAAACCGTCGACGCGGAAAAAAGTACAGGATGCCATCGACCAACTCGGCTACCGTCCGAACGCCGTCGCACGAGGTCTTGCCAGTAAGAAAACGACGACTGTCGGCGTCATCGTACCGGATATTTCAAATATCTTTTTTGCAGATTTAGCACGGGGAATTGAAGACGTTGCAACGATGTATAAGTACAATATCATCCTATGTAACTCAGACCAAAATCCTGAAAAAGAAATTCATTTGTTGAATACGTTACTTGGTAAACAAGTCGATGGAATCATCTTCATGGGTGGGCGCCTTCATGAAGATCTTGTCCGTGAATTTAAAACATCACCTGTTCCAATCGTATTGGCGGCTACTTTAAACCAAGATTATGATCTTCCGGCCGTTAATATTGATTACGAAAGTGCTGCACATGATGCTGTAAAATCTCTGATTGACAATGGTCATAAGCGGATTGGATTCATTACTGGACCACTTGAACAACAGATTAATGGAGAAAAGAAATTTGCCGGCTACCGGAGCGCGTTGGAAGAAGCCAATTTACCGTTTGATGAGCAAAATGTTGTCCTTGGAAACTACACGTACGATTCAGGCATGAAGGCGATGAACCAATTACTTGAACTTGGCGATGCTTGTCCACGTGCGATTTTTGCAGGGACAGATGAAATGGCGCTTGGTGTCATTCATGCTCTTCAAGACGCTGGTCATCAAGTTCCGGCAGACTTCGAAGTCATTGGTCATGATAACACGCGTCTTGCAACGATGATTCGTCCAAAACTGACGACGGTCGTTCAACCGATGTATGATATCGGAGCCGTTTCAATGCGTTTGTTGACGAAAATCCTCAACAAAGAAGAAATCGAGACAAACGATGTGACCTTACCACACCGAATCGAACAACGGGATTCTACCCGTTCTTGA
- a CDS encoding FixH family protein, producing MLKKKTIGFMGMFFAAGLLLAGCANDKQAMDHDTMQGSGKKTVDVKVDVPAKTMENQKVVFQATALENKKAVNLENVAFEVWKADEKEAVHQKFKAALKKTGTYQAEAKLAEGEYEGLYHINDKNGLHHMDKISFVVMDHSHEGAKKNTTEHTHKHATVEGLSVHYMGAKTVKAGAKFPVSFHVFLNGTPLKADVQIEVIEPGVEKHTYLPLTKKSDQYVGEVSLTHPGETIVRLHVENDQLHHHQDQTIVVKR from the coding sequence GTGTTGAAGAAAAAAACAATAGGCTTCATGGGGATGTTTTTCGCGGCAGGACTTTTGCTTGCCGGATGCGCGAATGACAAACAAGCAATGGATCACGATACAATGCAAGGATCCGGAAAAAAAACAGTCGACGTTAAGGTTGATGTACCGGCGAAGACGATGGAAAATCAAAAAGTGGTTTTCCAAGCGACAGCACTTGAAAATAAAAAGGCTGTTAATCTGGAAAACGTAGCTTTCGAAGTCTGGAAAGCGGATGAAAAAGAAGCGGTTCATCAAAAGTTTAAAGCGGCATTGAAAAAGACAGGTACTTATCAAGCCGAAGCCAAGCTTGCTGAAGGCGAATACGAAGGACTTTATCATATCAATGATAAAAACGGACTTCACCATATGGATAAAATCTCATTCGTCGTCATGGACCACTCGCACGAAGGCGCGAAAAAGAACACGACTGAACATACACACAAACACGCTACCGTTGAAGGATTATCCGTTCATTATATGGGTGCTAAAACAGTGAAGGCCGGGGCAAAATTCCCCGTCTCCTTTCATGTCTTTCTAAACGGCACACCACTCAAGGCAGATGTTCAAATTGAAGTCATCGAACCCGGTGTCGAAAAACATACGTATCTGCCGCTCACTAAAAAATCGGATCAATACGTAGGTGAAGTCTCGTTGACACATCCAGGAGAGACCATCGTCCGACTTCATGTCGAGAACGATCAATTACACCATCACCAAGACCAAACGATAGTCGTTAAACGATGA
- a CDS encoding DNA starvation/stationary phase protection protein, whose protein sequence is MISNHAKTALNQQVANYGVLFVKLHNYHWYIKGPDFLTLHVKLEELYTWVSEQYDVVAERLLMNNGMPSATLKEYLEQTTLEEAKPGLSADEMVESVISDFQQIRKEMLDAIVHLESQDVTVEDDLLAQAKEIEKQIWMLRATLKK, encoded by the coding sequence ATGATTAGTAATCATGCTAAGACGGCTTTAAATCAACAGGTGGCAAACTATGGTGTCCTGTTTGTAAAACTCCATAACTACCACTGGTACATTAAAGGTCCTGATTTCTTGACGTTACATGTAAAGCTTGAAGAATTATACACATGGGTTTCGGAACAGTACGATGTCGTGGCAGAACGTCTGTTGATGAACAACGGAATGCCTTCTGCAACACTGAAGGAATATTTGGAGCAAACGACGCTTGAAGAAGCTAAACCAGGCTTATCAGCAGATGAGATGGTCGAGTCGGTCATCAGTGACTTCCAACAGATTCGTAAGGAAATGCTGGATGCAATCGTCCATCTTGAATCGCAGGATGTGACGGTTGAAGACGATTTATTGGCACAAGCAAAAGAAATTGAAAAACAAATTTGGATGTTGCGTGCAACATTAAAAAAATAA
- the ytpR gene encoding YtpR family tRNA-binding protein: protein MNVFYNKEGVGDVLMVILADAPRAEITAERKGDVATIFHGEDVIGYNIFEASKQFELNAVGPVELTPELVETVQRVLGENGVDFEAREIDYSPKFVVGFVASAEKHPDADKLSVCQVEVDGQTLQIVCGAPNVAAGQKVVVAKPGAVMPSGLIIRPSALRGVASSGMLCSARELALPDAPQEKGILVLEDTAKTGEAFLIGR, encoded by the coding sequence ATGAATGTTTTTTATAATAAAGAAGGTGTCGGGGACGTCCTGATGGTCATCTTGGCAGATGCACCACGCGCTGAAATCACTGCCGAAAGAAAAGGCGATGTAGCAACGATTTTCCATGGCGAAGACGTCATTGGCTATAACATCTTCGAAGCATCAAAGCAGTTTGAATTGAACGCTGTAGGACCGGTCGAATTGACACCGGAACTTGTTGAAACGGTTCAACGCGTACTAGGAGAAAACGGAGTCGATTTCGAAGCACGTGAAATTGATTATTCACCTAAATTCGTAGTCGGATTCGTAGCATCTGCTGAAAAACATCCAGATGCGGACAAGTTGTCGGTCTGTCAAGTAGAGGTGGATGGTCAGACATTGCAAATCGTCTGTGGAGCACCAAATGTTGCTGCCGGACAAAAAGTAGTGGTCGCTAAACCTGGCGCAGTCATGCCGTCCGGATTGATCATTCGTCCGTCCGCGTTACGTGGAGTGGCTTCGAGCGGAATGCTTTGTTCTGCACGGGAACTCGCATTGCCGGATGCACCGCAGGAAAAAGGAATTCTTGTCCTTGAGGATACGGCGAAAACGGGAGAAGCATTTTTAATCGGTCGATAA
- a CDS encoding DUF1444 domain-containing protein, with the protein MELQQIRRLVTEAFDTTHYTTYFDREKSVLRIERKKDRTGVDLGLNPLVAKAKRRGVIAVEETIEYIKAVLEQTEPVSLIGHEQQVFPVIRAKSFADETKDGKKIISTPHTGETKIMYALDLGATYRLIDEELLHQAGWTTEHLSEAARFNLKTLEAPFKMDEVAGNIFYFLSTGDGYEASRVLNKQLLSDYAEKMTGEFAVGIPHQDVLIFADIRNDAGYDVLQQLMFDFFTNGRVPVTALPFMYEEGKLEPVFVLAKNKHPKS; encoded by the coding sequence ATGGAACTACAACAAATTCGTCGCCTTGTTACTGAGGCATTTGATACAACCCACTATACAACGTATTTCGATCGTGAAAAATCGGTGCTTCGCATCGAACGAAAAAAAGATCGTACAGGAGTCGATCTGGGATTAAATCCACTTGTAGCGAAAGCGAAGCGTCGCGGTGTCATCGCAGTCGAAGAGACAATCGAATACATCAAAGCCGTTTTGGAACAGACGGAACCGGTTTCTTTAATTGGTCATGAGCAACAAGTCTTTCCGGTCATTCGGGCAAAATCTTTTGCGGATGAAACGAAAGATGGTAAGAAAATCATCAGCACCCCCCATACCGGTGAAACGAAAATCATGTACGCGCTTGATTTAGGTGCCACGTACCGGTTGATTGACGAAGAATTGTTACATCAGGCAGGGTGGACGACCGAACATTTGTCAGAAGCAGCCCGCTTTAATTTAAAAACACTGGAAGCCCCCTTTAAAATGGACGAAGTAGCCGGGAACATCTTTTACTTCCTCAGTACGGGTGATGGATATGAAGCAAGTCGTGTCTTAAATAAACAATTATTGAGCGATTACGCTGAAAAAATGACAGGTGAGTTTGCTGTCGGGATTCCGCATCAGGATGTGCTGATTTTTGCCGATATCCGAAATGATGCAGGATACGATGTTTTACAACAATTGATGTTCGATTTCTTCACGAACGGACGGGTTCCGGTAACGGCGCTTCCGTTCATGTATGAAGAAGGTAAACTGGAACCTGTCTTCGTTCTTGCAAAAAACAAGCATCCGAAAAGTTGA
- a CDS encoding YtxH domain-containing protein — translation MTKQHPYQTQDTSKGGGFLAGIIVGGLIGAAAALLSSPKSGREMRGMLDERTAPARQRLNEQTQVVREKAEPLVGEWIQLAKDKAAPVIEKAKKNPTVQEAAQYAGFEKDQSSIDAALAEAEQLVRDIEREIGDEVDGAPVAEQLDTETVAELSELREDLEGEENEEDTEDEDNDPQAKLSHEKQPKK, via the coding sequence ATGACAAAACAACATCCATACCAAACACAAGATACTTCTAAAGGTGGCGGATTCCTTGCCGGCATCATCGTCGGTGGCCTAATCGGCGCAGCAGCCGCTTTATTATCAAGTCCGAAATCAGGCCGTGAAATGCGCGGAATGCTCGATGAGCGGACAGCGCCAGCACGCCAACGTTTAAACGAACAGACACAAGTCGTTCGCGAAAAAGCAGAACCACTCGTCGGCGAATGGATTCAATTAGCAAAAGATAAAGCAGCACCTGTCATTGAAAAAGCGAAAAAGAATCCGACGGTCCAGGAAGCGGCACAATATGCCGGTTTTGAAAAAGACCAATCGAGCATCGATGCTGCACTTGCAGAAGCGGAACAATTGGTCCGTGATATCGAACGAGAAATCGGTGACGAAGTGGACGGGGCTCCGGTAGCAGAACAACTTGATACTGAAACGGTTGCTGAGCTATCTGAATTACGTGAAGATCTCGAAGGAGAAGAGAACGAAGAAGATACAGAAGATGAGGACAATGATCCCCAGGCAAAGTTAAGTCATGAAAAACAACCTAAAAAATAA
- a CDS encoding aminopeptidase, which produces MRDPRLTQLATNLINYSVALAPGEKVLIENFGIERELVEALVDAAYEAGGLPFVLLKDNRVLRKLYRNASEEQLQLMADIEQKQMQAMDAYIGLRAGDNINELSDVPSDKMKLYGKTLGKMHTEDRVKGTKWVVLRFPTTSMAQLANQSTEAFEDFYFDVCTLNYAKMGEAMTPLVDLMNKTDRVRLVGPGTDLTFSIKDIPAIKCAGNANIPDGEVFTAPVKDSINGTISYNTPSPYQGFTFENVKLTFKDGKIVEATANDTERINQVFDTDAGARFVGEFAIGVNPFIQHPMKDILFDEKIDGSFHFTPGQAYAEAYNGNDSSIHWDLVNIQRPDYGGGEIWFDDVLIRKDGRFVLPELDVLNPENLK; this is translated from the coding sequence ATGCGTGACCCGCGCCTAACACAACTCGCAACGAATCTTATCAATTATTCAGTAGCACTTGCTCCTGGTGAAAAAGTCTTGATCGAGAATTTCGGAATCGAACGTGAACTTGTCGAAGCACTCGTTGATGCCGCTTATGAAGCCGGTGGTCTTCCATTCGTCCTCTTAAAGGATAACCGTGTGTTACGGAAATTGTACCGCAATGCGTCGGAAGAACAACTTCAGTTAATGGCAGACATCGAACAAAAACAAATGCAGGCGATGGATGCTTATATCGGTCTGCGTGCCGGAGACAATATCAATGAACTTTCCGATGTCCCGTCTGACAAAATGAAGCTGTACGGTAAAACGCTCGGTAAAATGCATACCGAAGATCGTGTCAAAGGCACGAAATGGGTCGTGTTACGCTTCCCGACGACTTCAATGGCACAACTGGCGAACCAGTCGACAGAAGCTTTCGAAGATTTTTACTTCGATGTCTGTACGCTTAACTACGCGAAGATGGGTGAAGCCATGACGCCCCTCGTCGATTTGATGAATAAAACTGATCGCGTTCGTCTCGTCGGTCCCGGAACAGACCTGACTTTCTCAATCAAGGACATTCCAGCCATCAAGTGTGCCGGCAATGCCAATATTCCGGACGGAGAAGTCTTTACGGCGCCTGTCAAAGATTCGATCAACGGAACGATTTCATACAATACGCCTTCCCCTTACCAGGGCTTTACCTTCGAGAACGTCAAACTGACATTTAAAGACGGTAAAATCGTAGAAGCAACAGCAAACGATACGGAACGGATCAATCAAGTATTTGATACAGATGCCGGAGCACGTTTTGTCGGCGAATTCGCAATCGGTGTTAATCCGTTCATCCAACATCCGATGAAGGATATCTTGTTTGATGAAAAGATTGATGGTAGTTTCCACTTTACACCCGGTCAAGCATATGCCGAGGCGTACAACGGAAATGACTCATCCATCCATTGGGATCTCGTGAACATCCAACGTCCTGATTACGGTGGCGGAGAAATTTGGTTTGATGATGTCTTAATTCGTAAAGACGGTCGATTCGTCTTACCTGAACTCGATGTCTTGAATCCTGAAAACTTAAAGTAA
- a CDS encoding DUF2179 domain-containing protein codes for MGQILLILLLQLIYVPVLTLRTIMLVKGRTIIAGVLGTVETLIYIFALGIVFRDLTTVGMIVYALGFGLGILIGGFVERKLAIGYNMIQVHTQEFPAELIQVIRDNGFGVTHYQGQGRDGIRYRLDVLAARTRMKVLRNLVEEYEPKAFLVAFDSVDFKGGYMLKGLKRSQ; via the coding sequence ATGGGACAAATCTTACTCATCTTACTGTTACAGCTGATTTACGTACCTGTTTTGACATTACGTACCATCATGCTCGTCAAAGGAAGAACAATCATTGCAGGTGTGTTAGGAACGGTTGAAACGTTGATTTATATCTTTGCGCTCGGTATCGTATTCCGTGACTTGACGACAGTCGGAATGATTGTCTATGCGCTTGGATTCGGTCTTGGTATTCTGATTGGAGGATTCGTCGAACGGAAGCTGGCGATTGGATACAATATGATTCAAGTTCACACACAAGAGTTTCCGGCAGAATTGATTCAAGTTATCCGGGATAACGGATTCGGAGTCACACATTATCAAGGTCAGGGTCGTGATGGAATTCGTTATCGACTGGATGTACTGGCAGCCCGGACAAGAATGAAAGTATTGCGTAACCTGGTCGAGGAGTATGAACCGAAAGCGTTTCTTGTCGCTTTTGATTCGGTGGATTTCAAAGGCGGTTATATGCTCAAAGGATTGAAACGGTCTCAGTAA
- a CDS encoding bifunctional 3-deoxy-7-phosphoheptulonate synthase/chorismate mutase, translating to MDQHAELKRLRDELDLVNAELLALINKRGEIAVEIGEVKRAQGIDRYDPVRERQMLESIAASNHGPFETGRLQHVFKEIFKASLELQGEDRTRKLLVSRKQKPTNTIIRIGDDVIGDGSQQLIAGPCAVESEEQVFEVAEQLAKHGVRFMRGGAYKPRTSPYDFQGLGLDGLKMLKKAADAHGLHVITEIMTPSAVESALPYVDIIQVGARNMQNFDLLKEVGRTNKPVLLKRGLSATLEEFMYAAEYIMASGNEQVILCERGIRTYERATRNTLDISAVPILKQETHLPVMVDVTHSTGRKDLLLPTAKAAYAIGADAVMVEVHPFPALALSDANQQLDFNEFDSFIENLTSTFPALNVQ from the coding sequence ATGGATCAACATGCAGAATTGAAACGTTTACGGGATGAACTTGATTTAGTAAACGCTGAGTTACTGGCGTTAATCAATAAACGAGGGGAAATAGCGGTTGAAATCGGTGAAGTCAAACGTGCCCAGGGAATCGATCGGTATGATCCGGTCCGTGAACGTCAGATGCTTGAATCGATTGCAGCGAGCAATCATGGTCCATTTGAAACAGGACGCCTACAGCACGTATTTAAAGAAATTTTCAAAGCTTCACTTGAACTTCAAGGGGAGGATCGGACACGGAAGTTGTTGGTCTCCCGAAAACAAAAACCGACGAATACGATCATTCGCATCGGGGATGATGTGATTGGTGACGGTTCCCAACAATTGATTGCAGGACCGTGTGCGGTCGAAAGTGAAGAACAGGTCTTTGAGGTGGCAGAACAACTGGCAAAGCATGGTGTACGCTTCATGCGTGGCGGTGCTTACAAACCGCGGACATCACCATATGATTTCCAAGGTCTTGGATTAGACGGATTAAAGATGTTGAAAAAAGCAGCTGATGCGCACGGTCTTCATGTCATTACTGAAATCATGACACCAAGCGCAGTTGAATCAGCTCTGCCTTACGTGGACATCATTCAAGTCGGTGCCCGCAACATGCAAAACTTCGACTTGTTGAAAGAAGTAGGGCGAACGAACAAGCCGGTTCTGTTGAAACGGGGTTTGTCTGCTACACTTGAAGAGTTCATGTACGCTGCGGAATACATCATGGCAAGCGGGAATGAACAGGTCATCTTATGCGAACGCGGAATTCGGACGTATGAACGGGCGACCCGCAATACACTCGATATCTCTGCCGTTCCGATTCTCAAACAAGAAACACATCTTCCGGTCATGGTCGATGTAACCCATTCGACGGGCCGTAAAGATTTACTTCTTCCGACTGCAAAAGCAGCGTATGCGATCGGAGCAGATGCTGTTATGGTAGAAGTCCATCCGTTTCCGGCGCTTGCGTTATCGGATGCAAACCAACAATTAGATTTTAATGAGTTCGATTCGTTCATCGAGAATCTGACTTCTACTTTTCCGGCACTAAACGTTCAATGA
- a CDS encoding acetoin utilization protein AcuC, whose product MKEFAYVYSKEEAAYRFSDSHPFNPIRLELTLSLLEATGALENIDCIVPRPATDEELSLIHDPDYIQAVKLAGHGELSPMKAQMYGLGTEDTPLFDQMHESAALLVGGTIEACELVLSGQYRRTFHIGGGLHHGFRGRASGFCIYNDTAVAMAAMIQKYDCRILYVDTDAHHGDGVQWAFYNRADVMTLSLHETGRYLFPGTGMVTERGAEEGYGWSWNVPFDAFTEDASFLHAYRTVLFEACELFKPDLIITQNGADAHALDPLTHLSLTMESYEQIPQIAVEAADRYTGGRIVALGGGGYDWYRVVPRAWSQVFAALTNQSPFHGNLPEEWIKRWQKESPNVPVTWADPVPLYPMIPRRPEIEEKNWETVKRLLWPFVDDSKKEHLSFSSPYSND is encoded by the coding sequence ATGAAAGAGTTTGCTTATGTATACAGCAAAGAAGAGGCTGCCTACCGCTTCTCCGACTCCCATCCGTTTAATCCGATTCGACTCGAATTAACCCTGTCCTTATTGGAAGCAACCGGCGCCCTCGAGAATATCGACTGCATCGTCCCCCGTCCGGCAACAGACGAGGAATTATCGTTGATTCACGATCCGGATTACATACAGGCGGTGAAACTCGCAGGACACGGCGAACTTTCTCCGATGAAGGCGCAAATGTACGGATTAGGAACCGAAGACACCCCTCTTTTTGACCAGATGCATGAAAGTGCAGCCTTGCTCGTCGGCGGAACGATTGAAGCATGCGAGCTTGTCCTGTCCGGTCAATACCGGCGGACATTCCATATCGGAGGAGGTCTGCATCACGGCTTTCGCGGACGGGCTTCCGGTTTTTGTATCTACAACGACACTGCCGTCGCGATGGCAGCCATGATTCAAAAATACGATTGCCGGATTTTATATGTCGATACCGATGCCCATCACGGCGATGGTGTTCAATGGGCGTTTTACAACCGGGCGGATGTCATGACGTTGTCACTTCACGAAACCGGACGTTACTTATTTCCCGGAACCGGAATGGTGACGGAGCGTGGAGCAGAAGAAGGTTATGGTTGGAGCTGGAACGTTCCCTTTGACGCCTTTACGGAAGACGCTTCTTTTTTACATGCCTACCGGACTGTCCTGTTTGAAGCATGTGAACTCTTTAAGCCGGATTTGATCATTACTCAAAATGGCGCCGACGCACATGCCCTTGACCCGTTGACCCATCTGTCGTTAACGATGGAGAGCTACGAACAGATTCCTCAAATCGCTGTTGAGGCTGCTGACCGGTACACAGGCGGCCGGATTGTAGCTTTAGGTGGTGGCGGTTACGACTGGTACCGCGTCGTCCCTCGCGCCTGGAGTCAAGTATTTGCTGCTTTAACGAATCAATCTCCCTTCCATGGGAATCTTCCGGAAGAATGGATTAAGCGATGGCAGAAAGAGAGTCCGAATGTTCCGGTGACATGGGCCGATCCTGTTCCGCTGTATCCGATGATTCCTCGTCGTCCGGAAATCGAAGAAAAAAACTGGGAGACCGTTAAACGATTACTGTGGCCGTTCGTCGATGATTCTAAAAAAGAACACTTATCGTTCTCCTCCCCTTATTCAAATGATTAA
- the murC gene encoding UDP-N-acetylmuramate--L-alanine ligase has translation MTNYHFVGIKGTGMSALAQVLHEMNHQVQGSDIDKHIFTEDALRAKGIPFFPFSADNIKENQVIIQGNAFGDDHPEIARAKELDLTIYHYYDFLGYLADEYRSVAITGSHGKTSTTGLLSHVLSGITPTAFLIGDGTGAGVEDAKAFVFEACEYKRHFLYYKPDYAIMTNIDFDHSDYFTGIDDVVSAFQEMAMQVKQAIVACGDDEHLQNLQANVPILYYGFGENNDFRAENATSTPDGTSFDVYLRDDFYGTFLIPGFGRHHVLNALSVIAICQYEGLNKEEVAARLSTFGGVKRRFSESNFGSQILVDDYAHHPKEISATIESARKKYPDREVVAIFQPHTYTRLKSFMDDFATSLREADATYLCEIFGSAREQEGQVRVEDLQEKVPGSDILTRDNVSLLSKHENAVLLFMGAGDIQTYQHQYENTK, from the coding sequence ATGACAAATTATCATTTTGTAGGGATTAAAGGGACAGGGATGAGTGCACTCGCCCAAGTACTGCATGAAATGAATCATCAAGTACAAGGTTCTGATATTGACAAGCATATTTTTACAGAAGATGCCTTGCGGGCAAAAGGAATTCCGTTTTTCCCGTTCAGTGCGGACAACATTAAAGAAAATCAAGTCATCATCCAAGGAAATGCTTTTGGAGATGATCATCCAGAAATTGCTCGGGCAAAGGAACTGGATTTAACGATTTATCATTATTATGATTTCTTAGGCTATTTAGCAGATGAGTACCGGTCTGTCGCCATTACCGGTTCGCATGGTAAAACATCGACGACCGGGTTACTGTCACATGTCTTGAGTGGAATTACACCAACGGCATTTTTGATTGGTGATGGAACGGGTGCCGGTGTAGAAGATGCGAAAGCATTTGTTTTTGAAGCGTGTGAATACAAACGCCACTTCCTGTATTACAAACCGGACTATGCCATCATGACGAATATTGACTTTGATCATTCCGATTACTTTACAGGCATTGATGACGTCGTATCTGCATTCCAGGAGATGGCGATGCAGGTCAAACAAGCAATCGTAGCTTGTGGAGATGACGAACATCTTCAAAACCTTCAGGCGAATGTTCCGATTCTGTATTACGGTTTTGGCGAAAATAATGATTTCCGTGCAGAAAATGCAACGTCGACTCCAGATGGAACATCGTTTGACGTATATCTCCGGGATGACTTCTACGGGACATTCCTGATTCCTGGATTTGGTCGCCACCATGTCTTGAATGCACTGTCTGTCATCGCAATCTGCCAGTATGAAGGATTGAACAAAGAAGAGGTAGCGGCGCGTCTGTCTACATTCGGCGGAGTGAAACGCCGTTTTAGTGAATCTAACTTCGGTTCGCAGATTCTTGTTGACGATTATGCACACCATCCGAAAGAAATCAGTGCGACGATTGAGTCTGCACGCAAGAAATATCCGGATCGTGAAGTCGTAGCGATTTTTCAACCGCATACGTATACTCGCTTGAAGTCATTCATGGATGATTTTGCGACATCGTTACGCGAGGCAGATGCCACATATCTGTGTGAAATCTTTGGATCGGCACGTGAGCAGGAAGGCCAGGTCCGGGTAGAAGACTTACAAGAAAAAGTGCCGGGCTCGGATATTTTGACACGGGACAATGTATCACTCTTAAGTAAACACGAAAATGCCGTATTGCTCTTTATGGGAGCAGGAGACATTCAAACGTATCAACACCAGTACGAAAACACGAAATAA